The DNA region CCTAATGCCATCCAGGTTgacatttttatgtttaaaattgtgtctataattattttaacttgtacttttatttataattattattcaatgattttgCAACAAGTATTGGCAAtatgtcaacaaaaaaaaatgtaaataaacaacgtaaacaacataaaaaattttgacaataAACATGTGTTATGGAGTTGGATCAagtttattaatcattttagaGATGTCAGATAAATCTCAGATACTTAAAATTATAGATGGCACTGTATTAAAAGTCtttcgaattttttaaatgacatcttttttaatttttcgagataattaaattattaaaaaagaaacactCCAATTAACAAAGTAAatggtataaaattttatgatgtaaatttattaattattaatatgctctaaaataaatttacagacaatattttatattatttttaatttttatacactaATAATCAACCTGAAATTAACGATACAACAAAATctctaaatttattattaatttaatgcgtattaacattaaataaatcatttaattttataatatatttgttggatgattttatttaattttaatggatAGTTTAAAATAGAATAGTCGTCCAGTTTTTGATAGTTTAATGACCACAAGTGACTCTAATTCActcataatgataaaaaaaaaaaaaaaatctataaagtTCATcgacttgataaataaaaattataacaataattaatttattaaatattaaaatggttttatattttcttttttcttttcgcataatgaaataaagttttaattttttttctttttataatgaaatacttaataaaataaacacagagtaaataaaaaaaaatgttttttttttttctttcaatatgcaatgtttataaatttatttacattattttttttttcttttatttactttgtaatgattaattattgcaaaaataattgtacaatattttattgaattattttattggataattttcttcaatcaaagagcaaaaataataataataataataataataaaacaataattaattcttaattacgatatgtataaataaatttatttgatataatttatgaagtttaaataaaataaacaataaaaattttatcagctCATTTAGCTTGTTTAAATTGGAATAAATAatgtcataaaataaaaataaaaaaaatatatattaatgcaaatgtatagtttaataaatattaaaataaataaatttatttatttaaataattgacaaaataaataacttgacaagttgagtaaaataaatttaactgattacaaaaaataacataaaaaacatGACCTTTCTCAATTTTATTGTCTGAGGTTTATcagatttttaaatactagactactttttataaatactaaggctactgataaaaattatatcagtAAGCTACATACTACCAAACAcgaaaataaatgtcaattgcaaagaaataaaaaaaataaataatcaatttaaaaatatatttgcaccATTTGATTTGAGTTTATTGATCTTCAAATCGATGAACTCTCGAAAGagatcaaatatatatattattataaaatgatattaaaatgaaattagactaatttatttttggaaataaataaagcattGTCATTCTGATAGGAGAATGAtcgatatatttttgtatgtgTAACGATGCCTCTGGcgcttttttcattatatcgCTTTAGTTTTTGGTCACTCtgattattttcaaacaaaatttgGAGGATCTAGTCTAAAATGACTAcgcattattttattaaaaatatatatttttgtcattataaTAGCCTCGGGTTAAGTCTGGTTTTTCCTTATCAATAGTGCTCTAGCTTCTTCAGTAGTATATAATGGactacattttttcatttgaatcagtgtgaatcaattttttaatcaaccaACTTTCAAGAAAACAAAGTCAAACCGTgggtaattatattttattttttatttaataatttgaatttataatacattaaaaatgatttatttttaaacactgctaatattttttgttaaactgcaatatgatataaatatttattttttttttgaaataaattaccattgaacatttacaattaatttttatatttatttttttcttttttgcatatttttctCAGATACACATTTaagaaacaaattttaaaaaatgaagccATTTTCAATTGGATTGCaaatatttttgcttttaCCTTGGTATGAAattaggattttttttgtttaatacatatattttttattgtcaattgaatattattaacacaaaCTACTGATAAAATTCCAGCTTGATATTTGCAAGGACAATTGAGAAACTGTCTGATCTATCAGGTGATGatgaacttttaaaatttcctGATGATTTGATGATTGGTGTTGCAAGTTCTGCCTATCAAACCGAAGGAGCATGGGATAATgacggtaaatataaagaaaaagatttaATCAAAGTCTTTTcttaaacattatttatttttggatttttaaaaactctCAACTTacttattcatttaatattaggTAAATCACCAAGTAATTGGGATGAGTACACACATGTAAAGAATTTTACAGCCAATGCTGATATTGCTTGTGACTCCTATCACAAATACAAAGAAGACATTAAACTTGCTGCAAATGGAAacgttagtaaaaaaattttattctattgatatcaatcaataattttactttttatatgaaataatctcttgctaatttttaaattacatttatttatgtatatgtgattttatgttttttaacagtttaaaattttccgGATGTCATTGAGCTGGTCAAGAATATTACCAACTggttcaattgataatataaattataatgcaATAAACCATTATAAAAACGTTTTAAATGAGGTCAAAAAACAAGGAATGATACCATTTGTCACACTTTACCACTGGGATCATCCagcaatatttgataaatttggaGGATGGAATTCTGAGAAAATGATAACTGCTTTCAATGATTATGCACgagttgtatttaaaaattttggtaGTATAGTTAAATTTTGGACAACAATTAATGAACCAATCGCATATTGTTATTATGGACATGGAAAAGGTTATTTTCCACCtggtatgtaattttttattattttcataataaaaataaatacaatttaaattaatgcaatatagaaaaataaaaaataatatttctttaagGTGATACATTTGAGGGAAAAGGACCTTATATTTGTGGACAAAATATGCTCATAGCTCATGCTCAAGTTTAtcacttatttaaaaaaaaatataataattataatccaAACAGTCAAATTGGTATTGTTAATACTTGCTGgaatttttatccagcaaattcaAGTGAATCAGAAAGTGCTGATATTGCATTTGAGTATAACTGTGGATGGTTATCAAAtccaatattttcaaaagaagGTGATTATCCAGACATCATGAAACAAAGAATCAAGGAAAATAGTTATTTAGAAGGTTTATCAACGTCAAGACTACCTGAATTATCTAAatcaatgattaaattaattaagtgagtattttattgatggaaaaaaaattgtttatgtacataatttaattattattatttattaatataaaaaaaattattattttaaaaatagaggTACATCTGATTATTTTGGTCTcaattattatacatcaagAATGACTActaatgttaaaaaaactcAATCCGAAAAATGGTTTGATGACTCAGGTGTTGATatgacaataaacaataaatggAAAACGGATGCAGCAACTTGGCTACCggtatgttaaatattatgttttttttttttttttattttcaaataaaaacctaatatttaaaactatgataaatcaatgatttatattttattatttattagattgTTCCTGAAGGTCTCGGAGATATGttgagaattattaaaaataaatacaaaaatccaCCAGTTTATATATTAGAAAATGGCATTGCATCAGATGGAAATCGTTATGATTTGGAAAGaacaaagtatttttattcacaTATGAAAGAAATGCTTATTGCTAAAAATCGTGATGATTGTGATGTCAAGGGATATGTTGTTTGGAGTTTATTGGATAGTTTCGAATGGCTAGCTGGAtacaggtaaattaaattttatttgtaaaattattaattgtgtaCTTGAACAtgtaaataattcttttttttttatctaattttagtCAACCATTTGGTATTGTTCATGTGGATCACAATAGTCCTCAACGTACAAGAACACCAAGAACTTCATTTTATTGGCTAAAAGATATTATTCGTCAAAGAGCACTACCAAGTACCTTTATTACACCATCAAAACTACCaaagataatatatttgaatggAACTGAAATTTAAccatatgtattattaattttaaaaatttatattatttcaaatataaaattacattaatgtaaaataatatttatacttaaataaatacttttaattattattaaataaaaatgtagtttatcgtcaatttattcatacaataactcaaaataaaaatattctatttaaaaaaaaaaaaaactctaaatATAtgctgcaaaaaaaatattaattattattagtttttccCAACGAAATTAATGTTGATCAATAGAAACAATttcataatttgttttaattttataattaaaaaaaaaaattccattagtaataaatttgcctaatattttaattttgcaatatatttatttacgaatttttttaaattataacacaattgaagttatttaaataattgatacataaagtaaaatttttttataacagaaaaattgaataaaatacgttgaagaagagaaaaaaaatctaaacaaactgaaaataaaattaactgttTAAATTTACTGTTTACATTTgaagttaaatttttgtagaaataaaaatattaatgacatATTTAGATTGTAACACAGCTATTTTATTTAGTATCAATAGttgttaacaaataaaatcaccaacatcaacattttttatacatgTTGCATGGTGTATGTGACAAGTTGATTATATTACGTATCATTTTCTGTGTCTATCTTCACTTCCACATCAGGATGTTCACGTACAAATTCCATAGGTTTTGACTCTGGATCAGGAATATTTTCGATATTATCATCAGTGTAATCAACATCAGGCATTTTTTCACCCTCTGGTCTTGATTCAAAACTTTTCATTTGAAGTGACATGATTACAATAATCAATGCCAATATTGCCCAAGGAGtcttaacaaaataaataaaacaatttattaaatatttatagataatTAAACTAATTAAAGTATTTagtatttcaaatatttaccttagtaaataaaaacatcgtcggaattttttttccaaaaacaaaCCGataactttataaataaagtttatattttttattttttttttcagacaaTAAAAACACTATCAAGTTCATGCAATTATATGACGAGCATTGTTGATTACAGTGTATTTATAACAGTCTTGATATCATTAgtaattggttttttaaatacaaaaaaaagaaaacaaaaacacaattgataaggaaaaaataatagcagaatttttatataatcgaaaaaaaaaaaaaacagaaaaaatatactaaattGCTATATACTATCaacaaagtaattttaaatt from Aphidius gifuensis isolate YNYX2018 linkage group LG5, ASM1490517v1, whole genome shotgun sequence includes:
- the LOC122856231 gene encoding myrosinase 1-like, producing the protein MKPFSIGLQIFLLLPCLIFARTIEKLSDLSGDDELLKFPDDLMIGVASSAYQTEGAWDNDGKSPSNWDEYTHVKNFTANADIACDSYHKYKEDIKLAANGNFKIFRMSLSWSRILPTGSIDNINYNAINHYKNVLNEVKKQGMIPFVTLYHWDHPAIFDKFGGWNSEKMITAFNDYARVVFKNFGSIVKFWTTINEPIAYCYYGHGKGYFPPGDTFEGKGPYICGQNMLIAHAQVYHLFKKKYNNYNPNSQIGIVNTCWNFYPANSSESESADIAFEYNCGWLSNPIFSKEGDYPDIMKQRIKENSYLEGLSTSRLPELSKSMIKLIKGTSDYFGLNYYTSRMTTNVKKTQSEKWFDDSGVDMTINNKWKTDAATWLPIVPEGLGDMLRIIKNKYKNPPVYILENGIASDGNRYDLERTKYFYSHMKEMLIAKNRDDCDVKGYVVWSLLDSFEWLAGYSQPFGIVHVDHNSPQRTRTPRTSFYWLKDIIRQRALPSTFITPSKLPKIIYLNGTEI